Proteins encoded by one window of Arabidopsis thaliana chromosome 2, partial sequence:
- the RLK gene encoding receptor lectin kinase (receptor lectin kinase (RLK); FUNCTIONS IN: kinase activity; INVOLVED IN: response to salicylic acid stimulus; LOCATED IN: plasma membrane; EXPRESSED IN: 23 plant structures; EXPRESSED DURING: 13 growth stages; CONTAINS InterPro DOMAIN/s: Legume lectin, beta chain (InterPro:IPR001220), Protein kinase, ATP binding site (InterPro:IPR017441), Serine/threonine-protein kinase-like domain (InterPro:IPR017442), Concanavalin A-like lectin/glucanase, subgroup (InterPro:IPR013320), Protein kinase-like domain (InterPro:IPR011009), Serine/threonine-protein kinase, active site (InterPro:IPR008271), Protein kinase, catalytic domain (InterPro:IPR000719), Concanavalin A-like lectin/glucanase (InterPro:IPR008985); BEST Arabidopsis thaliana protein match is: Concanavalin A-like lectin protein kinase family protein (TAIR:AT3G53810.1); Has 113290 Blast hits to 111820 proteins in 4637 species: Archae - 92; Bacteria - 13273; Metazoa - 41290; Fungi - 9298; Plants - 33316; Viruses - 357; Other Eukaryotes - 15664 (source: NCBI BLink).): MFLKLLTIFFFFFFNLIFQSSSQSLNFAYNNGFNPPTDLSIQGITTVTPNGLLKLTNTTVQKTGHAFYTKPIRFKDSPNGTVSSFSTSFVFAIHSQIAILSGHGIAFVVAPNASLPYGNPSQYIGLFNLANNGNETNHVFAVELDTILSTEFNDTNDNHVGIDINSLKSVQSSPAGYWDEKGQFKNLTLISRKPMQVWVDYDGRTNKIDVTMAPFNEDKPTRPLVTAVRDLSSVLLQDMYVGFSSATGSVLSEHYILGWSFGLNEKAPPLALSRLPKLPRFEPKRISEFYKIGMPLISLFLIFSFIFLVCYIVRRRRKFAEELEEWEKEFGKNRFRFKDLYYATKGFKEKGLLGTGGFGSVYKGVMPGTKLEIAVKRVSHESRQGMKEFVAEIVSIGRMSHRNLVPLLGYCRRRGELLLVYDYMPNGSLDKYLYNTPEVTLNWKQRIKVILGVASGLFYLHEEWEQVVIHRDVKASNVLLDGELNGRLGDFGLARLYDHGSDPQTTHVVGTLGYLAPEHTRTGRATMATDVFAFGAFLLEVACGRRPIEFQQETDETFLLVDWVFGLWNKGDILAAKDPNMGSECDEKEVEMVLKLGLLCSHSDPRARPSMRQVLHYLRGDAKLPELSPLDLSGSGMMFGVHDGFSELGMSYSSSVFKGFTGGSSIADSQLSGGR; this comes from the coding sequence atgttcttgaagcttttaaccatcttcttcttcttcttcttcaacctcatctttcaatcttcttctcaaagTCTCAACTTTGCTTACAACAATGGCTTTAATCCACCGACGGACTTATCCATCCAAGGGATCACAACCGTCACACCCAACGGTCTCTTGAAGCTAACCAACACAACCGTTCAGAAAACCGGTCACGCCTTCTATACCAAACCGATCCGGTTTAAAGATTCTCCAAACGGCACCGTTTCATCCTTCTCGACATCGTTCGTCTTCGCTATTCACTCTCAGATCGCGATTCTCAGCGGTCATGGCATAGCTTTCGTCGTCGCTCCTAACGCAAGCCTTCCTTACGGCAACCCAAGTCAATACATAGGTCTCTTCAACCTCGCAAACAACGGTAATGAGACAAATCATGTCTTTGCTGTTGAATTAGATACGATCTTGAGTACAGAGTTCAATGATACAAACGATAATCATGTCGGAATCGATATCAATAGTTTGAAGTCTGTGCAAAGCTCGCCTGCTGGGTATTGGGACGAGAAAGGTCAATTCAAGAATCTGACTTTGATCAGTCGTAAGCCGATGCAGGTCTGGGTCGATTACGACGGACGTACAAATAAAATCGATGTGACGATGGCTCCGTTCAACGAAGATAAACCTACAAGACCGCTTGTTACGGCTGTTAGAGATCTTTCTTCGGTTCTACTCCAAGATATGTATGTGGGTTTCTCCTCTGCGACAGGCTCTGTTCTGTCGGAACATTATATTCTCGGGTGGAGTTTCGGTTTGAACGAAAAGGCTCCACCTTTAGCTTTATCGAGACTCCCGAAGCTTCCTCGCTTCGAGCCCAAGAGAATCTCTGAGTTCTACAAGATCGGAATGcctttgatttctctgtttttgattttctcgtTTATTTTCCTCGTTTGTTACATcgtgaggaggaggaggaagttTGCGGAGGAGCTCGAGGAATGGGAAAAAGAGTTCGGGAAGAATCGGTTCAGGTTCAAGGATTTGTACTACGCGACCAAAGGGTTTAAGGAGAAGGGACTTCTTGGAACTGGTGGGTTCGGGAGTGTTTACAAAGGTGTGATGCCTGGTACGAAGTTGGAGATCGCTGTTAAAAGAGTTTCGCATGAGTCTCGTCAAGGGATGAAAGAGTTTGTGGCGGAGATTGTGAGTATTGGTCGGATGAGTCATAGGAATTTAGTTCCTCTCTTGGGTTATTGTCGTAGGAGAGGTGAGCTTCTTTTGGTGTATGATTACATGCCTAATGGAAGCTTAGACAAGTACTTGTACAACACTCCGGAGGTAACACTTAATTGGAAACAGAGGATTAAGGTTATTCTAGGTGTTGCCTCTGGCTTGTTCTATCTCCATGAGGAATGGGAACAAGTGGTGATTCACCGGGATGTCAAAGCTAGCAATGTCTTGTTGGACGGAGAGCTCAATGGGAGACTTGGGGATTTCGGTTTGGCTCGGTTGTATGATCACGGATCGGATCCTCAGACCACGCATGTTGTTGGAACATTGGGATACTTAGCTCCTGAACATACTAGGACAGGACGTGCCACGATGGCTACCGATGTTTTTGCGTTTGGGGCGTTCTTACTCGAAGTCGCATGCGGTAGACGTCCTATCGAGTTCCAGCAAGAGACCGATGAGACGTTCTTGCTCGTGGATTGGGTTTTCGGGTTGTGGAACAAGGGAGACATCTTGGCTGCTAAAGATCCGAATATGGGTTCGGAATGTGATGAAAAAGAGGTGGAAATGGTTTTGAAGCTAGGTCTCTTGTGCTCTCACTCTGACCCAAGGGCTAGACCAAGTATGAGACAAGTGCTACATTATCTAAGAGGAGATGCAAAGTTACCAGAATTGTCTCCGTTGGACTTGTCCGGAAGTGGGATGATGTTTGGGGTTCATGACGGATTTAGTGAATTAGGAATGTCGTATTCCTCCTCCGTATTCAAAGGGTTTACCGGTGGATCTTCCATCGCTGATTCTCAACTTTCTGGCGGGAGATGA